One segment of Streptosporangium brasiliense DNA contains the following:
- a CDS encoding response regulator produces the protein MISVLVVEDEEITAEANRLYVERVPGFRVEGMARSGGEALRYLRRRPVELILLDLYLPDMHGLEVCRALRAAGVLSDVIAVTSARDLSVVRSAVSVGVAQYLLKPFTFASLSEKLTRYAEFRSSVEGSGEAGGQGEVDRALAALRGPVRSPLPKGMTPATLDAVLAELRGAPAGMSAQAAAAAIGISRVTARRYLEHLTDSGVARRIPQYGGVGRPELLYRIV, from the coding sequence ATGATCTCGGTGCTGGTCGTCGAGGACGAGGAGATCACCGCCGAGGCCAACCGCCTCTACGTGGAGCGGGTGCCCGGCTTCCGGGTGGAGGGGATGGCCAGGTCCGGCGGGGAGGCGCTGCGCTACCTGCGGCGGCGTCCGGTGGAGCTGATCCTGCTCGACCTCTACCTGCCCGACATGCACGGGCTGGAGGTGTGCCGGGCCCTGCGGGCGGCGGGCGTCCTGTCCGACGTCATCGCGGTCACCTCGGCGCGCGACCTGTCGGTCGTCAGGTCCGCGGTCTCCGTCGGCGTGGCGCAGTATCTGCTCAAGCCCTTCACCTTCGCCTCGCTGAGCGAGAAGCTCACGCGCTACGCGGAGTTCCGGTCGTCGGTGGAGGGCTCGGGCGAGGCCGGCGGCCAGGGCGAGGTCGACCGCGCGCTGGCCGCCCTGCGCGGCCCGGTGCGCAGCCCGCTGCCGAAGGGGATGACCCCGGCCACCCTCGACGCCGTGCTGGCGGAGTTGCGCGGCGCCCCGGCGGGGATGTCGGCGCAGGCGGCGGCGGCCGCGATCGGCATCTCACGGGTGACCGCCCGCCGCTATCTGGAGCATCTGACCGACAGTGGCGTCGCCCGCAGGATCCCGCAGTACGGTGGGGTCGGGCGGCCCGAGCTGCTCTATCGAATCGTTTGA
- a CDS encoding STAS domain-containing protein: MAFFTVSTSRHGTVCVVQASGELDYGNASVLRDEMTKVWEPEAPSTIVIDVAALTFCDSTGVAELIVSLRRSRAAGTRLVLAGVHGTLERILTITGLRSAFELSPSAEEALRGM; the protein is encoded by the coding sequence ATGGCCTTTTTCACGGTTTCGACAAGCCGGCACGGCACGGTGTGCGTCGTCCAGGCGAGCGGGGAGCTCGACTACGGCAACGCCTCCGTCCTCCGCGACGAGATGACCAAGGTGTGGGAGCCCGAAGCCCCCTCCACGATCGTCATCGACGTCGCGGCGCTGACCTTCTGCGACTCCACCGGTGTCGCAGAACTGATCGTGAGCCTCCGGCGGAGCCGGGCCGCGGGCACCCGCCTGGTCCTCGCCGGCGTTCACGGCACCCTGGAACGGATCCTGACCATCACCGGTCTGCGCTCCGCCTTCGAGCTCTCCCCCTCAGCCGAGGAAGCCCTGCGGGGGATGTGA
- a CDS encoding HGxxPAAW family protein codes for MAGSHGGSPKSWLAVIVILIGFTIGGVALCVGPNWTLFWAGAGVVVVGGVIAMVVDIFSDVIVDAPRVPLDRTS; via the coding sequence ATGGCTGGAAGCCACGGAGGAAGCCCCAAGTCTTGGCTTGCGGTGATCGTCATTCTGATCGGGTTCACCATCGGCGGCGTGGCCCTGTGCGTCGGCCCCAACTGGACGCTGTTCTGGGCCGGGGCAGGGGTCGTCGTCGTCGGTGGCGTGATCGCCATGGTGGTCGACATCTTCTCCGACGTGATCGTGGACGCGCCCCGGGTGCCGCTGGACCGCACCAGCTGA
- a CDS encoding MarR family winged helix-turn-helix transcriptional regulator: MSDTTDLLDLERQVCFALAVASRSVIGVYRPLLEPLGLTHPQYLVMLALWKQAPLSVKELSKLLQLDPGTLSPLLKRLEAIGYIRRQRDSRDERVLAVTLTSAGRELRSEAERIPPSVVERLGIELEELQELHRSLTRVIAAANGAHR, encoded by the coding sequence GTGAGCGATACGACTGATCTACTTGACCTGGAGCGACAGGTCTGTTTCGCCCTGGCCGTTGCCTCGCGCAGCGTCATCGGGGTCTACCGGCCCCTGCTGGAGCCTCTGGGCCTGACCCATCCGCAGTATCTGGTGATGCTCGCGCTCTGGAAGCAGGCGCCGCTGTCTGTGAAGGAGCTGAGCAAGCTACTGCAACTCGACCCCGGTACGCTGTCCCCGCTCCTCAAACGACTTGAGGCGATCGGCTACATCCGGCGGCAGCGCGACAGCCGGGACGAACGTGTCCTGGCGGTCACGCTCACCTCGGCGGGCCGGGAGCTGAGGAGCGAAGCTGAGAGGATTCCGCCGTCCGTCGTCGAGCGCCTGGGTATAGAACTGGAGGAGCTGCAGGAGCTCCACCGGTCGCTGACCAGGGTGATCGCCGCCGCGAACGGCGCGCATCGCTGA
- a CDS encoding carbohydrate ABC transporter permease: protein MRSGRLWPVHLTLGIGAAAMVAPFFWQVLTSLKSFTESTRTPPTWIPSWQWSNFAKVVEDTPFLQQFGNTVVMTTGRTLAQLLFCSMAAYAFARLRFPGRDAIFIVLLSVLMVPSQLFLIPQYQIVQELGWLNSLPGLIVPGMFSAFGTFMLRQFFLNLPGEVEEAARIDGASPFRIFWSVMLPLARPGLLALGVLTVLWSWNDLMWPLIVNTDPERMTLSAGLSALQGEHFTEYPVLMAGSLLASAPIIVVFVVLQKQLIQGIAFTGSK, encoded by the coding sequence ATGCGTAGCGGCCGGCTGTGGCCCGTGCACCTGACGCTCGGGATCGGCGCCGCCGCGATGGTGGCCCCGTTCTTCTGGCAGGTGCTCACCTCGCTGAAGTCCTTCACGGAGTCGACCAGGACCCCGCCGACCTGGATCCCGTCGTGGCAGTGGTCGAACTTCGCCAAGGTCGTCGAGGACACGCCGTTCCTCCAGCAGTTCGGCAACACGGTCGTGATGACCACCGGGCGGACGCTCGCCCAACTGCTGTTCTGCTCGATGGCGGCCTACGCGTTCGCCCGGCTGCGCTTCCCGGGCCGGGACGCGATCTTCATCGTGCTGCTGTCGGTCCTGATGGTGCCCAGCCAGCTCTTCCTGATCCCGCAGTACCAGATCGTCCAGGAGTTGGGCTGGCTGAACAGCCTGCCGGGGCTCATCGTGCCGGGCATGTTCAGCGCGTTCGGCACCTTCATGCTCCGGCAGTTCTTCCTCAACCTGCCGGGGGAGGTCGAGGAGGCGGCCAGGATCGACGGGGCCAGCCCGTTCCGGATCTTCTGGAGCGTGATGCTGCCGCTGGCCAGGCCCGGCCTGCTGGCGCTCGGCGTGCTGACCGTGCTCTGGTCCTGGAACGACCTGATGTGGCCGCTCATCGTCAACACCGATCCGGAACGGATGACCCTGTCGGCGGGCCTCTCGGCCCTGCAGGGCGAGCACTTCACCGAGTATCCGGTCCTGATGGCGGGGTCCCTGCTGGCCAGCGCCCCGATCATCGTGGTCTTCGTCGTGCTGCAGAAGCAGCTGATCCAGGGGATCGCCTTCACCGGGTCCAAGTGA
- a CDS encoding carbohydrate ABC transporter permease, producing the protein MEGAVARAAAARAEPRRRLRDQEWFWGYAMIAPLVLGLGVFYLWPVVQSVYYSFTEWTLFGDSTWVGLANYRELFTGPENAKALKNTFVYAVWSLAGIPLSILVAALLNARGLRLVSFYRTIYFLPVVTMPAAVALIWRWLYNGDYGLINYLLSLVGVQGKSWIAEPSTALYAVVVVGIWMSVGYNAVIFMAGLQGIPRHLYEAASIDGAGPVRQFFRITLPLLSPSIFFVSVLTVIGGLQMFDLIYLMFGKANPAYADNKTVVLLFFNKAFEEGAKGYGAAMAVVLMLITLVLTVVQFRMQKKWVHYA; encoded by the coding sequence GTGGAGGGGGCGGTCGCACGCGCGGCGGCCGCCCGCGCCGAACCCCGCCGGCGGCTGCGGGACCAGGAGTGGTTCTGGGGCTACGCGATGATCGCGCCGCTCGTCCTCGGCCTCGGGGTGTTCTACCTGTGGCCGGTCGTCCAGTCGGTGTACTACAGCTTCACCGAGTGGACCCTGTTCGGGGACAGCACCTGGGTCGGGCTCGCCAACTACCGCGAGCTGTTCACCGGCCCGGAGAACGCCAAGGCGTTGAAGAACACCTTCGTCTACGCCGTCTGGAGCCTGGCCGGGATCCCGCTGTCGATCCTGGTCGCGGCCCTGCTCAACGCCCGGGGCCTGCGCCTGGTGTCGTTCTACCGGACGATCTACTTCCTGCCGGTGGTGACGATGCCCGCGGCGGTGGCGCTGATCTGGCGGTGGCTCTACAACGGCGACTACGGCCTGATCAACTACCTGCTCTCCCTCGTCGGGGTCCAGGGCAAGTCGTGGATCGCCGAGCCGTCCACCGCGCTCTACGCGGTCGTCGTGGTCGGGATCTGGATGTCCGTCGGCTACAACGCGGTGATCTTCATGGCCGGGCTGCAGGGCATCCCGCGCCACCTGTACGAGGCCGCCTCCATCGACGGGGCGGGGCCGGTGCGCCAGTTCTTCCGGATCACGCTGCCGCTGCTGTCGCCGAGCATCTTCTTCGTGTCGGTGCTCACCGTCATCGGCGGCCTGCAGATGTTCGACCTGATCTATCTCATGTTCGGCAAGGCCAACCCCGCCTACGCCGACAACAAGACCGTGGTCCTGCTGTTCTTCAACAAGGCGTTCGAGGAGGGGGCCAAGGGGTACGGCGCGGCCATGGCGGTGGTGCTGATGCTCATCACCCTCGTCCTCACCGTCGTCCAGTTCCGGATGCAGAAGAAGTGGGTGCACTATGCGTAG
- a CDS encoding ABC transporter substrate-binding protein — MSRKVWALLCAGAIVAGAAACSSSEGESAGGKVTLTYGYWDEKNQGQAMDKIAKEFTKTHPNIEVKIQFTPLKEYFTKLQTSAAGGSAPDVFWMNGPRFGVYASQGALLPISDKIAADKVDTAKFPKSLNDLYTLDGKQYGLPKDYDTVGLWYNKDLFDKAGVKYPDATWTWDDLRENAKKLSDPAKGVYGIGAAPWGQEVFYNTIFQAGGYVVSPDGKKSGYDDPATIEGLKLWSDLIEEKSSPTVQQMTDTSPVELFQNGKLAMWTDGSYDATTYSGTEGLNADVAPLPAGPKRKATVIHGLANVIYAKTEHPAEAWEFVKFLASEQANRIQAETGAVIPAYEGLADTWVKSMPKFNLQVFVDQVDDSVPYPISKNTAAWSTAELDAITKAFSGGQDLEAGAKELATAMNAALAKE; from the coding sequence ATGAGCAGGAAGGTGTGGGCGCTTCTGTGCGCCGGCGCGATCGTGGCTGGAGCGGCGGCGTGCTCCTCGTCGGAGGGCGAGTCAGCAGGCGGCAAGGTCACCCTCACCTACGGCTACTGGGATGAGAAGAACCAGGGTCAGGCGATGGACAAGATCGCCAAGGAGTTCACCAAGACGCATCCGAACATCGAGGTGAAGATCCAGTTCACCCCGCTGAAGGAGTACTTCACCAAGCTCCAGACCTCCGCGGCCGGCGGCAGCGCCCCCGACGTGTTCTGGATGAACGGCCCCCGGTTCGGCGTCTACGCCTCGCAGGGCGCGCTGCTCCCGATCTCCGACAAGATCGCGGCCGACAAGGTGGACACCGCCAAGTTCCCCAAGTCGCTCAACGACCTCTACACCCTCGACGGCAAGCAGTACGGCCTGCCCAAGGACTACGACACCGTCGGCCTCTGGTACAACAAGGACCTCTTCGACAAGGCCGGGGTGAAGTATCCCGACGCCACCTGGACCTGGGACGACCTCCGCGAGAACGCCAAGAAGCTGTCCGACCCGGCCAAGGGCGTCTACGGCATCGGGGCGGCGCCGTGGGGTCAGGAGGTCTTCTACAACACGATCTTCCAGGCGGGCGGCTACGTGGTCTCCCCGGACGGCAAGAAGTCCGGCTACGACGACCCGGCCACCATCGAGGGCCTGAAGCTCTGGTCGGACCTCATCGAGGAGAAGTCCTCGCCGACGGTGCAGCAGATGACCGACACCTCCCCGGTCGAGCTGTTCCAGAACGGCAAGCTGGCCATGTGGACCGACGGCTCCTACGACGCCACCACCTACAGCGGCACCGAGGGCCTCAACGCCGACGTGGCCCCGCTGCCGGCCGGCCCCAAGCGCAAGGCCACCGTCATCCACGGCCTGGCCAACGTGATCTACGCCAAGACCGAGCACCCGGCCGAGGCGTGGGAGTTCGTGAAGTTCCTCGCCTCCGAGCAGGCCAACCGGATCCAGGCCGAGACCGGCGCGGTGATCCCCGCCTACGAGGGGCTCGCCGACACCTGGGTGAAGTCGATGCCCAAGTTCAACCTGCAGGTCTTCGTGGACCAGGTCGACGACAGCGTGCCGTACCCGATCTCCAAGAACACCGCCGCCTGGTCGACGGCGGAGCTGGACGCGATCACCAAGGCGTTCTCCGGCGGCCAGGACCTCGAAGCCGGGGCAAAGGAGCTCGCCACGGCCATGAACGCCGCGCTGGCCAAGGAGTGA
- a CDS encoding Gfo/Idh/MocA family protein: MRNDLRIGVAGYGLRRSLAREAHRPGNGSRVVALCDPDPAAQQRARDEIGSDLQVTADFGMLLNDDVDAVMILTPDHTHVELAVAALKAGKATLVEKPLAITVEDCDLILRTAREQRARLYVGHNMRHMPVVRTMRQLIMEGAIGEVRAVWCRHFVGHGGDYYFKDWHADRRNTTGLLLQKGAHDIDVIHWLAGSRTSLVTGMGGLTVYGQVTDRSEGLPADWFSPATNWPPLAQRGLNPVVDVEDLSMVHMRLENGVHASYEQCHFTPDYWRNYTVIGTAGRLENFGDHGEGAVVRVWNSGRRGYDPEGDLQVPITAGVGGHGGADEGLISEFVRFAVEGGATDTSPVAARDSIAAGLHATESLRDGSTPRHVPPVSPDLAAYFAAGQV; this comes from the coding sequence GTGAGGAACGACCTCCGCATCGGAGTAGCGGGATACGGCCTGAGGAGGTCACTGGCTCGCGAGGCACACCGTCCGGGCAACGGCAGCCGGGTGGTGGCGCTGTGCGACCCCGATCCCGCCGCCCAGCAGCGGGCCCGCGACGAGATCGGCTCTGACCTGCAGGTTACCGCCGACTTCGGGATGCTGCTGAACGACGACGTGGACGCGGTGATGATCCTCACTCCCGACCACACCCACGTGGAGCTGGCCGTCGCGGCGCTGAAGGCGGGCAAGGCGACCCTGGTGGAGAAGCCGCTGGCGATCACGGTCGAGGACTGCGACCTGATCCTGCGCACCGCCCGCGAGCAGCGTGCCCGGCTGTACGTGGGGCACAACATGCGCCACATGCCGGTCGTCCGGACCATGCGGCAACTGATCATGGAGGGGGCGATCGGCGAGGTCAGGGCCGTGTGGTGCCGTCACTTCGTCGGGCACGGCGGCGACTACTACTTCAAGGACTGGCACGCCGACCGGCGCAACACCACCGGGCTGCTGCTGCAGAAGGGCGCCCACGACATCGACGTCATCCACTGGCTGGCGGGCTCGCGGACCAGCCTGGTCACCGGCATGGGCGGGTTGACGGTCTACGGGCAGGTCACCGACCGCTCCGAGGGGCTCCCGGCGGACTGGTTCAGCCCGGCGACCAACTGGCCGCCGCTCGCCCAGCGCGGCCTGAACCCGGTGGTGGACGTCGAGGACCTCTCCATGGTGCACATGCGCCTGGAGAACGGCGTCCACGCCAGCTACGAGCAGTGCCACTTCACCCCGGACTACTGGCGCAACTACACCGTCATCGGCACGGCCGGCCGCCTGGAGAACTTCGGCGACCACGGCGAGGGCGCCGTCGTGCGGGTCTGGAACAGCGGGCGGCGCGGCTACGACCCCGAGGGGGACCTCCAGGTGCCGATCACGGCGGGCGTGGGCGGCCACGGCGGCGCGGACGAGGGTCTGATCAGCGAGTTCGTCCGCTTCGCCGTCGAAGGGGGAGCGACCGACACCTCCCCTGTCGCCGCGCGCGACAGCATCGCGGCGGGGCTGCACGCCACCGAGTCCCTGCGGGACGGCTCGACGCCCCGCCACGTCCCGCCCGTCTCCCCCGACCTGGCCGCGTACTTCGCCGCCGGCCAGGTCTGA
- a CDS encoding ROK family protein: MRQESGDASLLRKLNSAAILRILRDGQIVTLTELARAARVSRPTAEGIVEDLLAKEWAEECAEEPGDRQRGRPARRFRFHGTAGHVIGVDVGGYKLLAVTADLNGQILATRRVAVSPELPAAERIKAIVALVEESVVDRGKLTAVAVGTTGVVDEAGRVVKSVAIPEWSGVALQAELAGRIPVPVLVENDMRLAVLAEHWRGVAKGYRDVVYLFTGNRIGLGLLIGGALHRGSHAASGEIGDQSSGYRLAFRNVIDYAMSADPGELRSPGQSAEFAVARARDGDEAAARAVEAFATRLAEGLVTIVNPLDPELVVVGGGLSQAGSLLVEPIQRHLNRVTLYPPEVVASRLGNESVALGAVRLALDHLDRTLFGATS, from the coding sequence ATGAGACAGGAGAGCGGCGACGCGTCCCTGCTCCGCAAACTGAACTCGGCGGCGATCCTGCGGATCCTGCGGGACGGGCAGATCGTGACCCTCACCGAGCTCGCCCGGGCCGCACGCGTGTCCCGGCCCACGGCCGAGGGGATCGTCGAGGATCTGCTGGCCAAGGAGTGGGCCGAGGAGTGCGCCGAGGAGCCGGGGGACCGCCAGCGCGGCCGGCCGGCCCGGCGCTTCCGCTTCCACGGGACGGCGGGCCACGTGATCGGCGTGGACGTCGGCGGTTACAAGCTGCTGGCCGTCACCGCCGACCTCAACGGGCAGATCCTCGCCACCCGCAGGGTCGCGGTCTCCCCGGAGCTGCCCGCGGCCGAGCGGATCAAGGCCATCGTCGCGCTCGTCGAGGAGAGCGTCGTCGACCGCGGGAAGCTGACGGCGGTCGCGGTCGGCACCACCGGAGTGGTCGACGAGGCGGGACGGGTGGTCAAGAGCGTGGCCATCCCCGAGTGGAGCGGGGTCGCGCTCCAGGCCGAGCTGGCCGGCCGGATCCCCGTGCCGGTCCTGGTGGAGAACGACATGCGCTTGGCGGTGCTCGCCGAGCACTGGCGGGGCGTCGCCAAGGGCTACCGGGACGTCGTCTACCTGTTCACCGGCAACAGGATCGGCCTGGGTCTGCTGATCGGCGGGGCCCTGCACCGGGGCAGCCACGCCGCCTCCGGGGAGATCGGCGACCAGTCGAGCGGCTACCGGCTCGCCTTCCGCAACGTGATCGACTACGCCATGTCCGCCGACCCCGGGGAGCTGCGCTCGCCCGGGCAGTCGGCCGAGTTCGCCGTCGCCCGGGCGCGCGACGGGGACGAGGCGGCGGCGCGGGCGGTGGAGGCGTTCGCCACCCGCCTGGCCGAGGGGCTGGTCACCATCGTCAACCCGCTCGACCCGGAGCTGGTCGTGGTCGGCGGCGGCCTGTCCCAGGCCGGCTCGCTGCTCGTCGAACCCATCCAGCGGCACCTGAACCGGGTCACGCTCTACCCGCCCGAGGTCGTGGCCTCCCGGCTCGGCAACGAGTCCGTGGCGCTGGGCGCGGTCCGGCTGGCCCTCGACCACCTCGACCGGACGCTGTTCGGCGCGACGTCCTGA
- a CDS encoding DUF5302 domain-containing protein, with the protein MSDVTPEPESSEDELKRKFREALERKKTAQTDANTGGKGKNASKIHGAHGPVGGKRSFRRKSGG; encoded by the coding sequence ATGTCTGACGTCACGCCGGAACCCGAGAGTTCCGAGGACGAGCTGAAGCGCAAGTTCCGTGAGGCTCTGGAGCGCAAGAAGACCGCCCAGACGGACGCCAACACCGGGGGCAAGGGGAAGAACGCCTCGAAGATCCACGGTGCGCACGGCCCGGTCGGAGGCAAGCGCTCCTTCCGCCGCAAGAGCGGCGGCTGA
- a CDS encoding sarcosine oxidase subunit gamma yields the protein MAERPGPPPRFEPVREECLRIAELPFLTRVNLRADPGSRAAGDIGAALGASLPTEPGTYVTSGVDVLWLGPDEWLVVGEPGAERDLPARLRAAAGTGHVAVTDVSAQWTTLVLAGPRARDVLAHGCSLDLHPRLFGPGRCAQTMLARAQVLLAAHGGEEFRVSVRPSYAGYLADWLLDAAAEHLSGRPG from the coding sequence ATGGCTGAGCGACCGGGCCCGCCGCCCCGCTTCGAGCCGGTGCGGGAGGAGTGCCTGCGCATCGCGGAGCTGCCGTTCCTCACCCGGGTCAACCTGCGGGCGGACCCCGGGAGCCGGGCCGCCGGCGACATCGGGGCGGCCCTCGGCGCGTCGCTCCCCACCGAGCCGGGCACATACGTGACCTCCGGCGTCGACGTGCTGTGGCTCGGCCCCGACGAGTGGCTCGTCGTCGGCGAGCCCGGCGCGGAGCGCGACCTGCCGGCCCGCCTGCGGGCCGCGGCCGGGACCGGGCACGTCGCGGTCACCGACGTCTCGGCGCAGTGGACCACGCTGGTCCTGGCCGGACCGAGGGCACGTGACGTGCTGGCCCACGGCTGCTCCCTCGACCTGCACCCGCGGCTGTTCGGCCCCGGTCGGTGCGCCCAGACCATGCTGGCCCGCGCCCAGGTCCTGCTCGCCGCCCACGGCGGCGAGGAGTTCCGGGTGTCCGTGCGGCCGTCGTACGCCGGCTATCTCGCCGACTGGCTGCTCGACGCCGCCGCCGAACACCTCTCCGGACGGCCCGGCTGA